The genomic interval AGTGCCCTTCCTAATGCGCGACCACACCCTCCGCCGCACCACGGATGTGGCAAGCCGCTTTCCCGGGCGCCAACATGAAGACGCCTCGCTCTTCAACTGGACTGAGATCCGTTCTCTCAACGCTGGTGTCTGGTTCCTGAGGGTAACGGCATGCGCACCCCTGCGGGACGTTCTCTCCcgcactttctcacacactcttggCCCTTTTTTCCCTGTGTGGTTTCTGAGGAATCCCTGGCATGCTCGGCATCCAGCGGTGGTGTTTACGGTGGTGTGTATGGAAGTGTTTATTGCAAGGTGTATTTCGGTATTTTGAGACTATCTAGCCAGAGTGCATTGCCATTGGGGTGAATTCTGCCATGACCTTCACCTCTGTCTtctggatttgttttgtttctttgctggTATGTTTATTGTCCCTCAGAATGACCCTTACTGGACCGTGAAGTTCATTTCTACTAGAGACTACGGCCGGGCGGTTAACCAGACGGTGTGTAGCTTGGTGGAGCTGCTACGCCTGGCTGCCAAATCGAACTGCTCTGTTCTTTTCAGCCTGCGCATACCCGCACCTGAACACCCCCGCCACAAGCTCTGGATCAGTGACGTGCAAAAGGCTGTCCAGCGTTCGGGCATCCAGCCAGAACAAGTGAGGGACAAACACCCTGcatgtagcagtagtagtagtaattgcACTACTGACAGTTATAATAGTAATAGCACTAGCAGTGGTACTAGCAGTgttgtagtagtggtagtaattTGTAGTTatagtgatagtagtagtaatagcaCTAGCACTGATAGTTATATTActagtagtgatagtagtacTTATAGTACTAATAGTTATAATAGTTTGGggatttgtgttttttcttaatacacacacttaaTACACATGTTTCTGCTTCCACTCCCAGTTCGTCCTGGCAATCCGACAAATCTAGATGCTTAAGATATCAGAAAAATAGTTGTCGCCCACCCTGTTTGTTGTGCCACCATTGTGTATGCTAGTCCAAATGCAATGACCAGAGCAGGACATGACAGCAGGCTTGGAGGCGGAAGCTGTTTCTATATCAACAGGCCCCTGTGGCTGTTTCTATATCAACAGGCTCCTGTGGCTGTTTCTATATCAACAGACTCCTGTGGCATCTCCTGGGTTGTGTCGAGTACATGGGGGCTGCTGTCACAGACACATTGCGAACTTGTAACATGGGAATGCAGATAATGAAGTTCCCAGGATATTAGGCACTCAGTTTGTCATTGCttagcattttgtgtgtgtgtgtgcgtattcaTTAATTTTGCCATCATGTTTTCTCAATATACACAGAATTGTCATGACTGTGTAAGAGTAGTTTTATGTACTGTAGTAGCCTACatgtaggtttttttgttttgcagtgcaGCGGCGGGCTGGAAGGGTTGATATTACATACTGTAGTGCATTCAGGCTCTAGTGTGGACTGACAGGGCTGGATGTGTTAAGATGCTCTTCATTCTCTGTAGCCCTCATACTGCGGTTAGTTCATGCCACTGTGTAGTTTTCAACACTACTACACTGCTCGGTCTGTTGGATGTTGGATTTTACTCTTAATGACTCAGTGCTGTGTTGAATGTGAACACAACACAGTTAATTAAGTTCATGATGTTTTTATAAGGGCCAtttttttaattggatttttgtgtgatttgtgtgtgtgtgtgtgtgtgtaggtgatgtgGACACAAGACTCGTACAGGTACCAGGTGCGAGCTTCTGCACCCCTACTGCATCAAACAGTGAAGGAGATGCTTCCTGTGGACGGGCTGAAGGAAAAGGCCACTCACACCCTCAGCCTGCACTACAGCAAAGCCACAGTGGCCGAAATCAGGTACacgcactacacacactacacacacacacacacaagcaaatatatatatatatatggaaaaaaattatatatggtGGAGTGAGAGTAAATGGTTTTTGACCTGGTAGACTTTTACTGCTGGTAGTAAACGGTTCTATATTGAAGGCCATTAATGAGAAAGTGTGAGCTGTCCAGTGATATCCttaagaaaaaataatgaatgtaaaattgTACTGAGAACTGATATCAAAGCAGTCAGGAAGGCACTtatgtgtaaaagaaaaaaacatttgatatattagaaaatgtttcatttcgTGCACATTGAGTATTTGAAAGCAGACGATAGTGAACAATAATTAGCTGAAGTAACCATTCTaacaaagcacttctgaagAGTATGTAAGCAAATGATGTTACTTTTGAATGTACTAGCCCtaataatattacagtatgaGAGGTAAAGATAAATCAATGTGTAATACAAGTTAAGAAGTATTTTTGTGGCAGTATGTAATTGATTCTTCTGATGACACCAATATTATATAGCTATTTTATGTGAAATTAAGGAAATATGCAGTACAATCTACCATGGACCTGAGTTAATGTGACGattatgcattttttatttttagagatGAAAAagcatatatttaatttattagcTCTAAACCAGTGATCAGTATTTTCtaattcttaaataaataaaaatgtaaagtttgtaGATGAGATTTATATTTTTTCTGATAGAAAAATATTGATGTCATTAGGAAACAAACAATACCTTCTTTGCTGCCAATTAAAGATCATTAACATATATTAGAACGATACGGGTCCCAATATTGACACTTGATGAATTCCACAATCTACATTCTTtattctacatttttattttatattctctGCCATAAACACAGTTTTCTATTTGATAAATACCTTTTGAACCATTTGAACTTCACATTTTGAATGCCATATTCTTTTGTTATAGGACACTATGATTAAAATGTGTCAAATGCTTTGGATAAGTCAGTAAAGACTCCTACAGTTATTTCATTGTTGTcgactacatacacacacacacacgcacacacacacacacacacacacacacacacaacccacacacacacatgcctatatgcatacacatttaaaaatttggATTTATATGTAGGATCAGAGGCTcagaacaaaatgtaaatatgtgtgtagtCATTATGCATTCATTATGAAGTCATTTAACTGCCTGCCAAGTTACACTGTAAGCATACAAACAATATATAGGCTGCCAGTAATAGTTCATACTGAACAGTACTTTGCTGTTCTCAAGTTCAACAATCTGTAAACCCCTTAAACACCTTCTGTCGATGTGCTGAgaccataaaaaaaacatgttgcaAAGACAACCAAAGAGACATTCTGTTTCACAGTTAAAACGTGTAATCATGTTTTCATTACAAACCTAATTACTTTTTCATCATTCACATTTTGTAAGCTGTCATGTGATACCAAATGGTCGGATATGACCAGCAGGCTTCCTGCAGGCATAGGCCAGTCCGGTGTTGGCACTGATGGAACTGATAGTACTCCAGTATATCATGCCCACGTCTACCAATGTTCAGGTTATGTGAAGTTGCGTTACTGATCAGGTCTGCCTCTACAAGAACGTGTGGACCTGTGATCAATGCATTGCTAATTTTTActgactgtgcgtgtgtgtgtgtgtgtgtgtgtgtgtgtgtgtgtgtgtgtgtgtaaaactgaacTGGAGCAATGCACAGAATCAGGCCCTTCTAACAATAAAAAGGGATGGGGAAATTCATAAACTTATTTTATagagtaaaattaaaaaacactaaTGTATTCATATAAGCAACTTTACATGTTCTTGGTTACTACAGGTTGCGATACTATCCGAGAGTGGCACTAATCTAATCTGCTCATTAATATGGCTGCAGGGATTCACTGCTGTGTACACGCCTACGTACTCCTTCTGGTGCTATTTCGAAGGGTTCTGAAATCCAAGTGAAATACaagcaaaatgacaggaaatatAACCaattaaatttgtgtttttttctttttttgggtgCGGGCCTATAGGAGCCTGTCCGTGCTCTGCATTCTGAAGAATGGGCTATGTCATTTATTAGAAAAACTAAAATCACTGTCTATGTACTCGCTACCTTTGCCAGCTAGAATTGACTGGTGATTATAAGTGAGACAGCCATTATGTAGGACCTAATTGAAAAGACTTTGTCAAGGCTAGCCTTCACTGGAAATCTAAAAGTTATTTAATGAGGCCAGCCAACACCTTCCTAGCCATAATAGAAAATGTTATGTGCAGAGTTTAGCTCTCAAACTGTGAGGTATTCCTGGCTAACAGCTAGCCTGCAGCATGCACTGTACATTTGTTCTGTCGACTGTAGTTGCGTTTTGAGGATTGCTGAGCTGCATTTTGGAATTCAGACAATAAGGGTacactttttttggggggggggggggggggtatttagAAGGACTAGCTCAACAcgcagcacacaaacacacactcagtctctctctctctctctctctctctctctctctcacacacacacacacacacacacacacacacacacacacacacacactcctgtcacCTTGCCTCAAGAATATCAGCAAGATttggaaattaattaaaagactaaaagtgtgtgtttgatgtacGGTCACCTCGTGTGTACACGCTCaacactcgtgtgtgtgtgtgtgtgtgcgtgtgcgtgcgcatgtgagAGAGCAGGCGCCTCAGAGACAGTAACGTCAGCCTGAACGTGTACCCGGTGAACGAGCCGTGGCTCTTTTCGGTGCTGTGGTGCAGCGGAGTGGAATCCGTCTCCTCTGACGCTCCTCACGTCCTCTGCAAAGTGCCTCACCCCATCTGGCTTATGGTGAGCAGACCTGCAGGCCACGCCTCCCCCACAGCACAGCTCAGGGTCCTGGAAGCTGCTCCGATAACGCTATGCCATCATCTAGTGGCGAGACACTGCAATAACAGTTGCTCTTGTGTTTCAGAGTCCAGATGAATACTGCTTGATATGGGTGACGTCCGATCTTGTATCCGCAGCAATTGTGATaggaatatttatattgcaaaaGTAAGTATCTGtcagaaaaataactgaaatttaATGTTTTCTAGACTTATTTAAAAGGACTGTCACCTGATCTGCCAGTCATATGGTagcatttattataaatatgttaATCTCCCTtctttgtgtaaaaataaattgtaaaaaaaaaaatttttaagtgactttttaaaaataatttgctatGGAAATGACCACCAGCTTGACATGGCAGTGCAAACacatattcatatacacatgAAGTAAGGGCTTGTGTATTAAGAAGTTTGTGTATGCTTGCTTTTTCTCAGCTACAAGAATGGCTGCTTCTGATGCTTCTGAACTGACTGCAATGCtctgttttccttcttttcctccctctctctctctctctctctctctctctctctcttcctgtctttcgtctctgctctctgcatgtCTCGTCCCTCCGCTGCTTGCTGCAATGTCTCAGCTATCACACGATCAGGTAACCAGGGTTACACCAGGGGCCAGACAGCCAATAGCCACTGGCCATGTCTAAAAGCCATTTCGGCCCTTCCCAGCCACTTCCtctatttgtttgtgtttctttcctttcctctggTCTTGTGCTTACATCTTAGTCCTGTGTCACTGTTATCGTCCACCCAGTATTGCTACACAAATTTAAAGTCTCTCCCCGCAAAATTGCACTCATcgttttcatcttttattataTGCTTAGCCTATGTTTGACTCTCGGGCCAACAGCCTTTACCAAAACGGCATTACATTTGTCCCAGAAGGAAGCGAGAGCCACAATTTCTCAATTTCACACAATTTCACAATTTCAGTGAGAAGGTCCCTTCCGGGGGCGTATATGCTACGGTGGGGGGTTGCTTGGTGCGGTGCCTGCAGTGGGAAGTGGCCTCACTCGGGGTGGGGGTGTTACTGTGGGTGGCTGGAGCAGGTGTGGCCTTTGCGGGCGTCTGTATGCCGGTGCGGGTGGTGCCCGGCTTGGCGGCTGCAGTGGGAGTGGCCTTTAcgggtgcatgtatgtgtgtggtggtgctCTACAGGTGGAGGATGAGTGGAATGCGGAGCTACAACCCGGAGCAGATCATGCTGAGTGCTGTGGCACGCAAGCCCGGCCGTGATGTCAACATCATGAAGGAGAAACTAATTTTCTCAGGTGATATTGGGAGCGGGGCCGCATTAACCCATCAGCCTCACCGCTATGGCACTGCAGCAGCTAAATCGAATTACCGCAGtaaaaaatgttactgaaatgtGTGCAATCGTCAAATAGCGTTACACAGTGAGCCAGATGGCAAAGTGACAAACTGCAGCAGTTtcatcctccacctctctccttcagtctgtctgtctctctaacaGCCTTTGAATACTTCCTGCTTCCTACCGCCAAGCTAACTGTACTCTCTTGCCTTTCTAATGCTATTGCTGTCGTGTTTTCCCTCCTTTGTTTagaaataaacaacagcaaCGGTAGCACAGACGAGCTCTCCATGTACGTCGACCGCAGCTAGGAGGGACcggggtgtgtgttttggcaagCCCCTGTCCTCCGTTTCCTGCTACATCGGACGTCTGCATCGGACGCCTTTTGAAAGCCAgactttctgtttgtttttggttttcgTCCCGTGGGCCGAAAGTCTTGCAGCTGCGCATGACATGCACTGGTTTGCCGAAAGACCAGCGAAGAACTTTACTGACCTTAGTGTGGAAGTGAGCTTATGGGCATGTGAACGGCAGGCACACTGcagcatctttttaaaaaccGAGTCAGACAGTGGAAGCAGCACCGGCCCTGTCGCTAgactgcgcgcgtgtgtgtgtgtgtgtgtgtgtgtgtctgtgtgtgtgtctgtgtgtgtgtgtgttttgagaatAGCACATAGCACTGAACTCTTTTATTGTGTTTCAGCCACTCGCCTCCAGCAGTGAGTCTGCTTACTGTAATTGTATTGACTATTTATGTAATAGTACCGCCTCGTGTTTTGttatgtattaaaatgtatttgacatGAAGTATTGCTACAGCGGTAGTGTGTATAGTTTGAACAGAAATCATTTCCTGCAATTGTTGGGGAGAAATATTAATATCTAATTATTAGTGAATCATTCACCTAAAGTATATCTGTGGATCAGAAATTATTTCTGCCTCATAGTCCAAGCTTTCAAAGGAGGCTAAAATAAATTTGGCAGGAAATCCTCCGGTCTACAGGAGGAAAATTATTTGTACTTAGAACTAGGTTTGTACTGTGGGTAGATATTTTTTTACAAGGTTGTACTAATGAGCTATACTGAAAGTTGCAGTAGTTGACAGTGAAATGCCTGTCTTCCTAGGTAGGGCACGTGAAGTAGTGTATGTTCTGCTTTGAGAGTAAGGCCTCTATGACATGTGATGAatgtattgtgttgttttttttcttcttcattaaTGGAGCAATTTTTAAAACGAGACACGATTTACTGTGTTGATGGGGAAATAAATGGAGTAAGCTGCACTGTGGTCTCCAGTTTCACTGTGCTTCTGTCTGAAAGAACACAGCACTGGGTGGGATGTGACATCATTTGATCACCTTTACCAATGAATGGGAATGGAAGTGGAATCTGAACAGGGATTTTACACAGTGATTTTCTCATATCATTAAATGTCACGTTTGTCCAACTGGAGAGTGTTCTTATGCCGTTTCATTTGAGATAAAGAACACCAGCACTCACAGGCCATGGGGCTACCACATGAGGTATGATCAGAAGACAAATTCATGTTGATCAGCCATACTGTGTTGTTAATGGTGGTTAAGATAAAGGGAAACAAACATCTGCAGTAAAGCTCTGGTACTATTCAGAGAGGGATGGTCTGACCCTTCATTTATTTGACATGGAATTACATGATGTATACTTGTTACTTGTATACTTGTTTACTTGTTAAAAATATCACAGAGGTTTATAGAGTAATTAAGTCAAAATCAAAAAGGTCATTAACCCTTTGCACTCCCAAGGACCTAGGCCCAGACTCCTCTTAGAACTGCATATTAGTTTCTGTGCTATTGAATAATTCCCAGAAGTTAATGAATAAGATTAATAACCAAACGTGCTGCtcaatatataatttgttaatCAATATCACCCCCTCAGTACTGTTACTGCAGATGGCtgaattatgcaaattagctCTTTAACACATCATATTTCTTATGTGCTTGAGTGCTGTGCACAGCAGGACCAGAGTCAGATACTGCGGAGTGTTCTGTGGGGGTTCTGGGGAATCGCAGCACTAATGCAAATATGATGCACCAGATGAGCCTCTTTTATGGCTGTTAAAGGAAAGATAGGAATTCTGTCAggatgaagaagaaaataatgCTAAATCACAGTGGGCTAGCTCTTTGGACAGTGAAAAAATGGATTTAACAGCAAATACGCGAGCTCCCATGTAAGAAGAATcctaaaaatgcaaataatgctGTACATGTGACTCAAAAGGGGGGGAAGAAGCGCAGGTGTGTGGAAGGTGCTACAGGTTTACGATTGATGAGAGTAAAGTTTACATAAGCTTTACACAACGTAAGCATGACCCATTTTACACTGAAAGTGCAGAAATACTGCCAAAATAAATTAGTCGATTACTTTGAAATTGAGTTCCCTAGACAGTTCGAGTACACCGTGTGCCCAGAAAAGCAAGATTAACGGGATtacaaagaaatgtaaaaatcagTATGTGAATTCCAACACTAGAGGGCGACAAGAAATAGCAACGGGGCTGTTTGACAGCTTTACACAAAAGAAATTCCCCACTCGCCCTCCTCCGGCCGATCTTtgtccttcaagctcaggtcctctaccagaggcctgggagctcgAGGGTCTGGCGTCGTgccttagctgttcccaggatgGAGAGCTCAGATGTTATGCTTATCTTTGCGGCTGCGGATCAATAATTGCTTGATTTCTACCACCGTTTATTGTATGATATTTTTGGTATATAATTACGTAATTTAAGTAATCAAATCATAGCTTTAGTAGCTTCCTTCCTTACGCTATGTGTGACTCTTTTTGCCCTTACAAGTCACTGTACGCGATCAGGCTAGTTTTTTCCGGTCTTCATCTCGGTGAATATTTCTTTTTGCAATTGTTGGTCAGCAGATGTCAGTGTCAGAGGTATGAGGCGCTGCACTTATGTCCTTAATCCAAATCCAAGTCAGCCTATATAACGGTACATTTGTGCTTTCTTTCTCAGTAGAAATGTGCTCtttgtgaaaataattttgtaagCCTCCcctcatagaaaaaaaaaaaaagaaaaacgtgtGTGTCAATTTTCCTTCCTCCTGACAAGCATGAGTGACGTTCTTTTATTGCAGAAAATATACCAGCAGTATTTAGCGGTTCTTTCACATATTATTTACAATACATGGTATTTGGTAACTTCCAAATGCTCAAAGTATGACTGTTCAAGTGTACTATTGCACAATACTATACATAAACATGTTTACATTGCATTTGCAGACAGAATCTCAATTCAGGAGTCCATTCGCGGTTTGTAAAGGTGCCAAGATTCCACATACACAGGATGAaaccacaaaagcaaaaatagcaACTTGTCAGTTCCCACAGCACTGGTCTGCATCCTCTCTGCTGTTGTCGGAGCAGTCAGATGCTACGTAGCAACCTGAATCTCTGGGGCAGTCGTTCGGTTTTGCGTTAGCGCCCTCGCTAGCAGATCCTTGCGCGTCGCTGTCGTCTTTCTGATTGTggtctgaaacagaaacagcaaagcTTTCAATGGCCAAAGGGACAAGTACTAATGAAGACTATGTATACTGCATATTTAGTAGGCTTTATTAACACACTAGCACAAAGGTTGTGTTTGGCAGTATGTCTGATGCATGTTCGAGGTTCTCCTTATGACCTTAGGGAAACAAGGTGACAGATCTAGTATCTAAACCACAGCAAATTCACACTCACTACCAAAAGCTCATTTCCTGTCAGAAACGAGACTTTCAACATGACCTGCATGTCCCCACTGACTCTGACTTTGTACACACCGCGTTTTTTTCACTTCTCTAGAATTAGAGTTTTACAATCCCAGGGTTGATGTATTACGAGCAAGGTTTCCTGGGTTAGCAAGCAAACTATGAATTTGGGGCTTTTAACCAAACCCATTAACTATggcaatttgtgtgtgtgtgtgtgtgtgtgtgtgtgtgtgtgtgtgtgtgtgtgtgtgtgtgtgtgtgtgtgtgtgtgcgcgtattcATTAATTTTGCCATCATGTTTTCTCAATATACACAGAATTGTCATGACTGTGTAAGAGTACTTTTATGTACTGTAGTAGCCTACgtgtaggtttttttgttttgcagtgcaGCGGCGGGCTGGAAGGGTTGATATTACATACTGTAGTGCATTCAGGCTCTAGTGTGGACTGACAGGGCTGGATGTGTTAAGATGCTCTTCATTCTCTGTAGCCCTCATACTGCGGTTAGTTCATGCCACTGTGTAGTTTTCAACACTACTACACTGCTCGGTCTGTTGGATGTTGGATTTTACTCCTAATGACTCAGTGCTGTGTTAAATATGACGTTTATGATGTTTGGAACCTTTGTAAGGGCCATTTTCGGtagctgtgtttttgtgtgatttgttgtggttgtgtgtgtgtgggtggggggggggggggggctccctTCACTCACATTCTGAATCCTGCAGCGACTGGGTGACTGCCAGTAGTCTGAGTCTCTGCTCCGGGTCAGTCACATTCAGCTCGATCAGATGCTGTTCCATCAGATCCTTTAGGTCTTCCACTGTCTGATATCCATTTAACAGCAACGCAGACTCCAGCTCCTGCAGGGTAGATGGGTCCTAGCAGCTTTAGATGACTCAGaatcataaaaacataaaaacataaaagcaagGAAGGTTTTCATATCCAGTGGTTTACAGTGTCAAGTGTTGCGATCACATTAATTATTTGAATTCTTTTTAATACTCTTCAAATTTTCATAAAagtcatatatttttttacatttttcttaattGTTTGGCACTGATATATTAAGGGAAAAAGGACCTTGTCCTTTGTCATGTTTACCAGGACAGGATAACTACTTCCTGGTTGTAATTCAGTACTAAGCCTAAAACAGATCCTGTCCTATGTGGGATTCTCATCAAAACCATGAAGTAAATGTTCTATTGGTTGTTGCTGTTCTCTATCTTCCAGAATGCCATGTTTGAAAAACAAGGTTTTAGGTGACATTTCCCTATTGAAAGGCACCTCAAGGTTGAGTCTTTCCAGGAGCTCATGGAGAGTCTTTGGCCGCggtctcctgctcctgctgtggTCATGTGACCTGTGTACCGCTGCAGGCTCTTCTACCAGGACATCCACGTAGATGAACTTAAAGTTGCCCACTTTACCATTCAACATGCCCGTCCATATGCCCATGGGCGGCTTACTGATGATGTCGATCACGTCTCCTGCCTATGACAGGGCATTCAGCAGAA from Electrophorus electricus isolate fEleEle1 chromosome 17, fEleEle1.pri, whole genome shotgun sequence carries:
- the gdpd5a gene encoding glycerophosphodiester phosphodiesterase domain-containing protein 5 isoform X1; this translates as MVKHQPLQVYERQLCLSCLTGIYGCRWKRYQRSHDDSSKWECTWFLILSSSFLLLLVWSYFWWEAQNDYNEFNWLLYNRSGEWNDGTVPVIAATLVGFSYVTFLLILGLCHIALGQQLNLYWIHKIGVLAVLTSTIAGVVSIDDLWRDEWEIVLISLQSTGPFLHIGAVAVVTTLGWLVAGQVMHGGRRRLQVIVLLLLYVCVLLGLYLVPLTISSPCIMPPASLKPRPSIIGRRGAPMLAPENTIMSFNKALQQKVIAFEADVTISMDGVPFLMRDHTLRRTTDVASRFPGRQHEDASLFNWTEIRSLNAGVWFLRNDPYWTVKFISTRDYGRAVNQTVCSLVELLRLAAKSNCSVLFSLRIPAPEHPRHKLWISDVQKAVQRSGIQPEQVMWTQDSYRYQVRASAPLLHQTVKEMLPVDGLKEKATHTLSLHYSKATVAEIRRLRDSNVSLNVYPVNEPWLFSVLWCSGVESVSSDAPHVLCKVPHPIWLMSPDEYCLIWVTSDLVSAAIVIGIFILQNYHTIRWRMSGMRSYNPEQIMLSAVARKPGRDVNIMKEKLIFSEINNSNGSTDELSMYVDRS
- the gdpd5a gene encoding glycerophosphodiester phosphodiesterase domain-containing protein 5 isoform X2, with protein sequence MVKHQPLQVYERQLCLSCLTGIYGCRWKRYQRSHDDSSKWECTWFLILSSSFLLLLVWSYFWWEAQNDYNEFNWLLYNRSGEWNDGTVPVIAATLVGFSYVTFLLILGLCHIALGQQLNLYWIHKIGVLAVLTSTIAGVVSIDDLWRDEWEIVLISLQSTGPFLHIGAVAVVTTLGWLVAGQVMHGGRRRLQVIVLLLLYVCVLLGLYLVPLTISSPCIMPPASLKPRPSIIGRRGAPMLAPENTIMSFNKALQQKVIAFEADVTISMDGVPFLMRDHTLRRTTDVASRFPGRQHEDASLFNWTEIRSLNAGVWFLRNDPYWTVKFISTRDYGRAVNQTVCSLVELLRLAAKSNCSVLFSLRIPAPEHPRHKLWISDVQKAVQRSGIQPEQVMWTQDSYRYQVRASAPLLHQTVKEMLPVDGLKEKATHTLSLHYSKATVAEIRRLRDSNVSLNVYPVNEPWLFSVLWCSGVESVSSDAPHVLCKVPHPIWLMSPDEYCLIWVTSDLVSAAIVIGIFILQKWRMSGMRSYNPEQIMLSAVARKPGRDVNIMKEKLIFSEINNSNGSTDELSMYVDRS